The following proteins come from a genomic window of Streptomyces sp. NBC_01716:
- a CDS encoding alkaline phosphatase D family protein — translation MTPARTGTSGNANAAAHSPEMRAAAAHLGRRRFLSVTGAAAALAFAVNLPTAGTASAAELDASKIKSDPFTLGVGSGDPQPASVLLWTRLAPSPYEPDSGLPRTRVSVRWEVSHDERFTRVVRRGTTTAHPEFDHSVHVEVPGLDADRFYFYRFRAGTWISPVGRTRTAPARSANIGELKLGAVSCQAYHDGYFTAYKHLAAEDLDVVIHLGDYLYEYAVSAVGGARNYTDRRLPAHYNRETITLEDYRLRYGLYKSDPDLMAAHAAHPFIVTWDDHETENNYADETPENDVPPEEFLLRRAAAYRAYWENQPLRAPQQPEGPDMRLYRRLHFGRLAQFDILDTRQYRSNQAYGDGWQVPGPESEDPTRTMTGETQERWLLNGWKSSNATWNLLPQQVTFAQRRDVPGDNFKLSMDGWDGYPASRKRVLDGADAAGLDNLMVLTGDVHVGYGFDLKADFNDPASRTVGTEVVATSIASGKDGADKPANWDNLTAANPHMKFYNGRRGYVTVTLGTRQARVDFKTVSAVTTPGAPLSTAASFVTEAGDPGLKPV, via the coding sequence ATGACACCCGCACGCACCGGTACCTCCGGCAACGCCAACGCCGCCGCGCACTCGCCCGAGATGAGGGCCGCCGCGGCCCATCTCGGCCGCCGGCGTTTCCTCAGCGTCACCGGCGCCGCCGCCGCACTCGCCTTCGCCGTCAACCTGCCGACGGCGGGCACCGCGAGCGCCGCCGAGCTGGACGCCTCGAAGATCAAGAGCGACCCCTTCACCCTCGGCGTCGGCTCGGGCGACCCGCAGCCCGCCTCCGTACTGCTCTGGACCCGCCTCGCGCCCAGCCCGTACGAGCCCGACAGCGGCCTGCCCCGGACCAGGGTCTCGGTACGCTGGGAGGTCTCGCACGACGAGCGGTTCACCCGCGTCGTCAGACGCGGAACCACCACCGCCCACCCCGAGTTCGACCACAGCGTCCATGTCGAGGTCCCCGGTCTGGACGCCGACCGCTTCTACTTCTACCGCTTCCGCGCGGGCACGTGGATCAGCCCGGTCGGCCGCACCCGTACCGCCCCCGCGCGCTCCGCGAACATCGGGGAGCTCAAGCTCGGCGCCGTCTCCTGCCAGGCGTACCACGACGGTTACTTCACCGCGTACAAGCACCTGGCCGCCGAGGACCTCGACGTCGTCATCCACCTCGGCGACTACCTCTACGAGTACGCCGTCTCGGCGGTGGGCGGCGCCCGCAACTACACCGACCGGCGGCTGCCCGCGCACTACAACCGCGAGACCATCACGCTGGAGGACTACCGGCTGCGGTACGGCCTCTACAAGTCCGACCCGGACCTGATGGCCGCGCACGCCGCGCACCCGTTCATCGTCACGTGGGACGACCACGAGACGGAGAACAACTACGCGGACGAGACGCCCGAGAACGACGTGCCGCCGGAGGAGTTCCTGCTCCGCAGGGCCGCCGCCTACCGCGCGTACTGGGAGAACCAGCCGCTGCGCGCCCCGCAGCAGCCCGAAGGACCGGACATGCGGCTCTACCGCCGGCTGCACTTCGGGCGCCTCGCCCAGTTCGACATCCTCGACACCCGCCAGTACCGCTCCAACCAGGCGTACGGGGACGGCTGGCAGGTCCCGGGCCCGGAGTCCGAGGACCCGACGCGCACGATGACCGGCGAGACGCAGGAGCGGTGGCTGCTGAACGGCTGGAAGAGCTCGAACGCGACCTGGAACCTGCTGCCGCAGCAGGTCACCTTCGCGCAGCGCCGCGATGTGCCCGGGGACAACTTCAAGCTGTCGATGGACGGTTGGGACGGCTACCCGGCCTCCCGCAAGCGCGTCCTGGACGGCGCCGACGCGGCCGGCCTCGACAACCTGATGGTGCTCACCGGCGATGTGCACGTCGGTTACGGCTTCGATCTCAAGGCCGACTTCAACGACCCCGCGTCCCGCACCGTCGGCACCGAGGTCGTCGCCACCTCCATCGCCAGCGGGAAGGACGGCGCGGACAAGCCCGCCAACTGGGACAACCTCACCGCCGCCAACCCGCACATGAAGTTCTACAACGGGCGGCGCGGCTATGTGACCGTCACGCTCGGCACGCGGCAGGCGCGGGTCGACTTCAAGACGGTGTCCGCCGTCACCACGCCCGGCGCGCCCCTCTCGACGGCCGCGTCCTTCGTGACCGAGGCGGGCGACCCGGGCCTCAAGCCCGTCTGA
- a CDS encoding SpoIIE family protein phosphatase: MRQPADPSSGPGTGLGGLDGLMTAVMRDTGASIGLLYLFPPGDGVLWLTLVSGVSPRVAAPYARAPLDISSPVVDAVQRRSPVWLGSQGEMSSRYPQLGVVVPYDFMLAALPVASRSRVWGGIALLWPIGHPPRLRPRDNEAISAFCRKAAGLLERSHDQGRPLLPPREPLLLPTALGHPDPVRATAALRFTERLPVGCCELDLDGKVTFINPAGADLVGVGPLALVGNYPWEVLHWLNGPVFEDRYRFAVITRQSTSFTAVRPPDTPLLFELYPGGSGISVHITAVDEQEVGSAARQEHVTSREAPAEGEAVGAMGLYHLTHMSAVLAEAVGVQDVVDLAADQIVPGFGAQGLVILIVEEGRLRAIGQRGYSTEFIDRIDGAPLTFRSPATRALATDAPAFFPTFEDFLRDYPDAPRYQNRSAWAFLPLTASGRAIGSLTLSYDRPRAFPPAERAILTSLAGLMAQALDRANLYDAKHALAHALQNSLLPRVLPRFPGLDVAARYLPAGHGADIGGDFYDLVRGRTTLTAAIGDVQGHNPSAAALMGQVRTAVHAHANTDTPPGELLARTNVLLTDLDAGLFTSCLIVRVDLTHHRLHLASAGHPPALLRHPGGATEVLRVPPGLLLGIDPGGEYPTAEIPFPPGAVLALYTDGLVEIPGTDIDDNTDALALRVGQDRSPDLDQLADALIRHAEHSAPRLDDIALLLLRREAGT, translated from the coding sequence ATGCGGCAGCCCGCCGACCCCAGCAGCGGCCCCGGCACCGGCCTCGGCGGCCTGGACGGACTGATGACAGCGGTGATGCGCGACACCGGCGCGTCGATCGGCCTGCTCTATCTGTTCCCGCCCGGGGACGGGGTGTTGTGGCTGACGCTGGTGTCCGGCGTGTCACCGCGGGTCGCCGCGCCGTATGCCCGTGCCCCGCTGGACATCTCCAGTCCCGTCGTGGACGCCGTTCAGCGACGGAGTCCGGTGTGGCTGGGCAGTCAGGGCGAGATGTCCAGCCGCTACCCGCAGTTGGGCGTCGTCGTGCCGTACGACTTCATGCTCGCCGCGCTGCCGGTGGCGAGCAGAAGCCGGGTGTGGGGCGGGATCGCACTGCTGTGGCCCATCGGGCACCCGCCGAGGCTCCGTCCTCGCGACAACGAGGCGATCTCCGCCTTCTGCCGGAAGGCCGCAGGGCTGCTGGAGCGGTCCCACGACCAGGGCCGGCCGCTGCTGCCCCCGCGAGAGCCGCTGCTGCTGCCCACGGCACTGGGCCATCCCGATCCCGTCCGTGCCACGGCCGCGCTCCGCTTCACCGAGCGCCTTCCCGTCGGCTGCTGCGAACTCGACCTCGACGGCAAGGTCACCTTCATCAATCCCGCCGGGGCCGACCTCGTGGGCGTCGGTCCCCTCGCTCTGGTGGGCAACTACCCCTGGGAAGTGCTGCACTGGCTGAACGGTCCGGTGTTCGAGGACCGCTACCGGTTCGCGGTGATCACCCGCCAGTCGACGTCGTTCACCGCCGTCCGCCCGCCGGACACCCCGCTTCTCTTCGAGCTGTATCCCGGCGGCAGCGGTATCAGCGTGCACATCACGGCCGTCGACGAGCAGGAAGTCGGGTCGGCGGCCAGGCAGGAGCACGTCACCTCCCGCGAGGCCCCGGCGGAGGGCGAAGCGGTCGGTGCGATGGGGCTCTACCACCTGACGCACATGTCGGCCGTACTCGCCGAGGCCGTGGGTGTCCAGGACGTGGTCGATCTCGCCGCCGACCAGATCGTGCCCGGCTTCGGCGCGCAGGGCCTGGTTATCCTGATCGTGGAGGAAGGCCGGCTGCGCGCCATCGGTCAGCGCGGCTACAGCACCGAGTTCATCGACCGCATCGACGGCGCGCCCCTGACCTTCCGCAGCCCGGCCACGCGCGCCCTCGCGACCGACGCCCCCGCCTTCTTTCCCACCTTCGAGGACTTCCTGCGCGACTACCCCGACGCGCCCCGCTACCAGAACAGAAGCGCCTGGGCCTTTCTGCCGCTCACCGCCTCCGGCCGCGCCATCGGCTCGCTCACGCTCTCCTACGACCGGCCCCGTGCCTTTCCTCCGGCCGAACGCGCCATTCTCACCTCACTGGCCGGGCTCATGGCCCAAGCCCTGGACCGCGCCAATCTCTACGACGCCAAGCACGCCCTCGCCCACGCCCTGCAGAACTCCCTGCTGCCCCGCGTACTGCCCCGCTTCCCCGGCCTGGACGTCGCCGCCCGCTATCTTCCGGCCGGTCACGGCGCGGACATCGGCGGCGACTTCTACGACCTGGTCCGCGGCAGGACCACGCTCACGGCCGCGATCGGCGACGTCCAGGGCCACAACCCCTCCGCCGCCGCCCTCATGGGGCAGGTCCGCACCGCCGTGCACGCCCATGCCAACACGGACACGCCTCCGGGGGAGCTGCTCGCCCGCACCAATGTGCTCCTCACCGACCTCGACGCCGGCCTGTTCACCAGTTGTCTGATCGTCCGCGTCGACCTCACCCACCACCGTCTGCACCTCGCGTCCGCCGGACACCCGCCGGCGCTGCTCCGCCACCCCGGCGGAGCCACCGAAGTCCTCCGCGTGCCGCCCGGACTGCTGCTCGGCATCGACCCCGGCGGCGAATACCCCACCGCCGAAATCCCTTTCCCGCCGGGCGCGGTGCTCGCCCTCTACACCGACGGGCTCGTGGAGATTCCGGGCACGGACATCGACGACAACACCGACGCTCTCGCCCTGCGCGTCGGGCAGGACCGGAGCCCGGACCTCGACCAGCTCGCCGACGCCCTCATCCGCCATGCCGAACACTCCGCCCCCCGGCTGGACGACATCGCTCTTCTGCTGCTTCGCCGGGAAGCCGGCACCTGA
- a CDS encoding Gfo/Idh/MocA family protein, which translates to MTAEQDRNGVVAAGDGAIRWGVLATGGIAGRFTADVRSMAGAEVVAVASRSEASAKAFADRFDIPRAYGDWAGLVADPDVDVVYVATPHSAHRAAAGLALEAGKPVLCEKAFTLNSREARELVALAGERGLFLMEAMWMYCSPVIRRMTELIADGAIGEVRTVQADFGLQGPFGPEHRLRDPALGGGALLDLGVYPVSFAQLILGEPDRVQADALLSPEGVDLNTGMLLGWESGATALLSCSVTAATGTTATVTGTAGRIELPSGFFAPETFVLHRDGREPEQHSVESGLTGMQHEAAEVTRCLRAGETESPLVPLEGSLAVMRTLDAARERVGVRYPVDEVA; encoded by the coding sequence ATGACGGCGGAACAAGACAGAAATGGCGTGGTCGCCGCCGGTGACGGCGCGATCCGGTGGGGCGTTCTCGCCACGGGCGGCATAGCCGGGAGGTTCACCGCGGACGTACGGAGCATGGCGGGCGCCGAGGTCGTCGCGGTGGCCTCCCGGAGCGAGGCGTCGGCGAAGGCGTTCGCCGACCGCTTCGACATCCCCCGGGCGTACGGCGACTGGGCCGGGCTCGTCGCCGATCCGGACGTGGACGTGGTGTACGTCGCGACGCCACACTCCGCGCACCGTGCCGCGGCGGGGCTCGCCCTCGAAGCGGGGAAGCCGGTGCTGTGCGAGAAGGCGTTCACGCTCAACTCGCGCGAGGCACGGGAGCTGGTGGCGCTCGCGGGTGAGCGGGGTCTCTTCCTGATGGAGGCCATGTGGATGTACTGCAGCCCGGTGATCCGGCGGATGACGGAGCTGATCGCGGACGGGGCGATCGGTGAAGTCCGCACGGTGCAGGCCGACTTCGGGCTCCAGGGTCCCTTCGGTCCCGAGCACCGGCTGCGCGATCCCGCGCTCGGTGGCGGTGCGCTGCTGGACCTCGGGGTCTACCCGGTGTCGTTCGCGCAGCTGATTCTGGGCGAGCCCGACCGCGTACAGGCCGACGCGCTTCTCTCGCCCGAGGGGGTGGATCTGAACACGGGGATGCTTCTGGGCTGGGAGTCGGGGGCGACCGCTCTGCTCAGCTGCTCGGTGACCGCCGCGACGGGGACGACCGCGACGGTCACCGGCACGGCGGGCCGGATCGAGCTGCCGAGCGGGTTCTTCGCGCCGGAGACATTCGTACTGCACCGGGACGGGCGGGAGCCCGAACAGCACTCTGTGGAGAGCGGGTTGACGGGGATGCAGCACGAGGCGGCCGAGGTGACGCGGTGCCTGCGGGCCGGGGAGACGGAGTCGCCGCTGGTGCCGCTGGAGGGCAGCCTGGCGGTGATGCGGACGCTGGACGCGGCACGGGAGCGGGTCGGGGTCCGCTACCCGGTGGACGAGGTGGCCTGA
- a CDS encoding multidrug effflux MFS transporter, which translates to MPDGGQSTRAHEGHIPSSPAATGSDTGVDIPAARRAGLIVTLVLGGLTALPPLSMDMYLPALPAVTRVLDSSAATAQLTLTACLTGMALGQLVVGPMSDKWGRRKPLLLGMVVYVFATAICALAPTVELLIGFRLLQGLAGAAGIVIARAVVRDLYDGVEMARFFSTLMLISGVAPVIAPVIGGQVLQVTDWRGIFVVLTVVGIALTLVVVKWLHETLPPGKRHSGGVGEALGTMRGLLADRVFTGYMLAGGLAFAALFAYIAASPFVVQEIYGASPQTYSLLFGVNSIGLITVGQINGRLLVGRVSMEKVLGLGLVVITLAGAALLVMTSGVFGEPGLVPVAAGLFVLMSAMGLAMPNTNALALMRTPHAAGSASALIGTASFLIGAIASPLVGIAGEETAVPMAVVQVVCGAGALVCFLTLCSQSSSRRK; encoded by the coding sequence ATGCCGGACGGCGGCCAGAGCACACGCGCACATGAAGGACACATACCCAGCTCTCCGGCCGCGACGGGGAGCGACACCGGCGTCGACATCCCCGCCGCGCGACGCGCCGGCCTCATCGTCACTCTCGTTCTTGGCGGACTCACCGCACTCCCGCCGCTGTCGATGGACATGTACCTCCCGGCGCTGCCCGCCGTCACCCGCGTCCTCGACTCGTCGGCGGCCACCGCGCAGCTCACCCTCACCGCCTGTCTGACGGGTATGGCCCTCGGCCAGCTCGTCGTGGGGCCGATGAGTGACAAGTGGGGACGGCGGAAGCCCCTGCTGCTCGGCATGGTCGTGTACGTCTTCGCCACCGCGATCTGCGCCCTGGCCCCCACCGTCGAACTGCTCATCGGCTTCCGGCTTCTCCAGGGGCTGGCGGGCGCGGCGGGCATCGTGATCGCCCGCGCCGTCGTGCGTGACCTCTACGACGGCGTCGAGATGGCCCGTTTCTTCTCCACCCTGATGCTGATCTCCGGCGTCGCGCCGGTCATCGCCCCGGTGATCGGCGGCCAGGTGCTCCAGGTCACCGACTGGCGCGGCATCTTCGTCGTCCTCACCGTCGTCGGCATCGCGCTGACCCTCGTCGTCGTGAAATGGCTGCACGAGACGCTGCCGCCCGGGAAGCGCCACAGCGGCGGCGTCGGCGAAGCGCTCGGCACGATGCGGGGGCTGCTCGCCGACCGCGTCTTCACCGGCTACATGCTGGCGGGCGGGCTCGCCTTCGCGGCTCTGTTCGCGTACATCGCGGCCTCGCCGTTCGTGGTGCAGGAGATCTACGGTGCCTCGCCGCAGACGTACAGCCTGCTCTTCGGCGTCAACTCCATCGGTCTGATCACCGTCGGGCAGATCAACGGCCGGCTGCTGGTCGGCCGGGTCAGCATGGAGAAGGTGCTGGGCCTCGGCCTCGTCGTCATCACGCTCGCCGGGGCCGCGCTGCTGGTGATGACGAGCGGGGTGTTCGGCGAGCCCGGCCTCGTCCCCGTCGCGGCCGGGCTGTTCGTGCTGATGTCGGCCATGGGACTGGCGATGCCCAACACGAACGCCCTCGCGCTGATGCGGACCCCGCACGCCGCCGGGTCGGCGTCGGCCCTCATCGGTACGGCGTCGTTCCTGATCGGCGCCATCGCCTCACCGCTCGTCGGGATCGCGGGCGAGGAGACGGCGGTGCCGATGGCCGTCGTACAGGTGGTGTGCGGCGCCGGGGCGCTGGTCTGCTTCCTGACGCTGTGCTCTCAGTCCTCGTCGCGCCGCAAGTAG
- a CDS encoding small ribosomal subunit Rsm22 family protein, whose product MNASLRTADVLRAALAGLLDGLPPSKAAQAVERLIANYRGATPTGTPLLRDRSDVAAYAAYRMPATFEAVRSALDALADAAPGWAPGSHVDVGGGTGAAVWATEATWPDGEGDDGGGRTTSVLDWAEPALALGRELAAGSPVPALRDAEWRRTRIGTGLKLPECDLVTVSYVLGELTGTDRGALVAEAARAGQAVVIVEPGTPDGYARVIEARDLLIAAGLRVAAPCPHSGACPIEPGTDWCHFAARVSRSSLHRQVKGGSLAYEDEKFSYVAAVRFDAEPVRARVTRKPQTRKGQMLLDLCTESDGLRRETVSKRHGPLYRAARDASWGDAWPPHDAPESAPDNAPGHAPESG is encoded by the coding sequence GTGAACGCCTCCCTCCGCACCGCCGACGTCCTCCGCGCCGCCCTCGCGGGACTGCTCGACGGACTGCCGCCCAGCAAGGCCGCCCAGGCCGTCGAGCGGCTGATCGCCAACTACCGGGGAGCCACCCCGACCGGCACACCGCTCCTGCGTGACCGCTCCGACGTCGCCGCCTACGCCGCCTACCGGATGCCGGCCACCTTCGAGGCCGTACGGTCCGCGCTCGACGCGCTCGCCGACGCCGCGCCCGGGTGGGCGCCGGGCAGCCACGTGGACGTCGGCGGGGGCACGGGGGCGGCGGTGTGGGCGACCGAGGCGACCTGGCCGGACGGTGAGGGGGACGACGGCGGCGGGCGTACGACGAGCGTGCTGGACTGGGCCGAACCCGCGCTCGCCCTCGGCCGCGAGCTGGCAGCCGGGTCGCCGGTGCCCGCGCTGCGCGACGCCGAGTGGCGCCGGACCAGGATCGGCACGGGCCTGAAACTCCCCGAGTGCGACCTCGTCACCGTCTCGTACGTCCTGGGGGAACTGACCGGCACCGACCGCGGCGCCCTCGTCGCCGAGGCCGCGCGCGCCGGACAGGCCGTGGTGATCGTGGAGCCGGGGACGCCCGACGGGTACGCACGCGTCATCGAGGCCCGCGACCTGCTCATCGCGGCGGGCCTGCGCGTCGCGGCGCCCTGCCCGCACAGCGGCGCCTGCCCCATCGAACCCGGCACGGACTGGTGCCACTTCGCCGCCCGCGTCAGCCGGTCTTCGCTGCACCGGCAGGTGAAGGGGGGCTCGCTGGCGTACGAGGACGAGAAGTTCAGCTACGTGGCGGCGGTGCGCTTCGACGCGGAGCCGGTACGGGCGCGGGTGACCCGCAAGCCGCAGACCCGCAAGGGGCAGATGCTGCTCGACCTCTGTACGGAGAGCGACGGACTGCGGCGCGAGACGGTGAGCAAGCGGCACGGGCCGCTGTACCGGGCCGCGCGCGACGCGTCGTGGGGCGACGCCTGGCCGCCCCACGACGCGCCGGAGAGCGCGCCGGACAACGCTCCGGGTCACGCGCCCGAATCAGGCTGA
- the ddaH gene encoding dimethylargininase: MPRDASPRRYLMCPPAHFRVTYSINPWMDPSKPVDIPLALAQWEVLRDRYRALGHTVSLLEPRPDLPDMVYAANGATVIDGRVLGARFAHPERTREAEAHLTWFRARGFTEIHEPAHINEGEGDFAVTGSYILAGRGFRSSPLSHDEAQEFFGRPVIGLDLVDPRYYHLDTALCVLDDAADDVMYYPGAFSPGSRAVLARLFPDALIAEETDAAALGLNAVSDGRHVLLPQAAAGLFAPLRRRGYEPIAMDLGELLKGGGSVKCCTQELRPEQELDVRRELLLSA, encoded by the coding sequence TTGCCTCGTGACGCCTCGCCCCGGCGCTATCTGATGTGCCCACCGGCGCATTTCAGAGTGACGTACTCGATCAACCCGTGGATGGATCCGTCGAAACCGGTGGACATTCCGCTGGCCCTCGCGCAGTGGGAGGTGCTCCGCGACCGCTACCGCGCTCTCGGTCACACCGTCTCCCTGCTCGAACCCCGGCCCGACCTGCCCGACATGGTGTACGCGGCCAACGGCGCGACCGTCATCGACGGCCGTGTGCTCGGCGCGCGGTTCGCGCATCCCGAGCGCACGCGGGAGGCGGAGGCGCATCTGACCTGGTTCCGCGCGCGCGGCTTCACCGAGATCCATGAGCCGGCGCACATCAACGAGGGCGAGGGCGACTTCGCCGTCACCGGCTCGTACATCCTGGCCGGGCGCGGCTTCCGGTCCAGTCCGCTCTCGCACGACGAGGCACAGGAGTTCTTCGGCCGGCCGGTGATCGGTCTCGATCTGGTCGATCCGCGCTACTACCACCTGGACACCGCGCTCTGTGTCCTGGACGACGCGGCCGACGACGTCATGTACTACCCCGGCGCGTTCTCGCCGGGCAGCCGGGCCGTCCTCGCCCGGCTCTTCCCGGACGCGCTCATCGCGGAGGAGACGGACGCGGCGGCCCTCGGGCTCAACGCCGTGAGCGACGGCCGCCATGTGCTGCTGCCGCAGGCGGCGGCCGGTCTCTTCGCACCGCTCAGACGCCGGGGTTACGAGCCGATCGCCATGGACCTGGGCGAGCTGCTCAAGGGCGGCGGCAGCGTGAAGTGCTGCACGCAGGAGCTGCGTCCGGAACAAGAGCTGGACGTACGGCGGGAGTTGCTGCTCTCAGCCTGA
- a CDS encoding TetR/AcrR family transcriptional regulator — translation MAESKAPDSTRRSERSRRAIYAAALSLVGEAGYAKTTIEGIAARAGVGKQTIYRWWPSKAAVLLEAFLDLGEQAAEAAGGGAGAYEIPDTGDLAADLKPVLRATVDELNDPRFEAPIRALAAEGIVDAAIGAQYAEKLLEPQAALYVRRLRAAQEAGTVRDDIDPRTAMELLTGPILHRWLLRTLPLTHEYADSLVDYALGGLAPRSSDQ, via the coding sequence ATGGCTGAGAGCAAGGCACCGGACTCCACCCGCCGCAGCGAGAGGTCGCGCCGCGCGATCTACGCCGCCGCCCTGTCCCTGGTGGGCGAGGCCGGCTACGCGAAGACGACGATCGAGGGCATCGCGGCCCGCGCGGGCGTCGGCAAACAGACGATCTACCGCTGGTGGCCGTCGAAGGCAGCCGTACTCCTCGAAGCCTTCCTCGACCTGGGCGAACAGGCCGCCGAGGCGGCCGGCGGCGGCGCCGGCGCGTACGAGATCCCGGACACCGGCGATCTCGCGGCGGACCTCAAGCCGGTGCTGCGCGCCACGGTCGACGAGCTGAACGATCCGAGGTTCGAGGCGCCGATCCGCGCGCTCGCCGCCGAGGGCATCGTGGACGCGGCGATCGGCGCCCAGTACGCGGAGAAGCTCCTGGAGCCGCAAGCCGCCCTCTACGTACGGAGGCTGCGGGCCGCGCAGGAGGCGGGGACCGTACGCGACGACATCGACCCGCGCACCGCGATGGAGCTGCTCACCGGCCCGATCCTGCACCGCTGGCTGCTGCGGACGCTGCCGCTCACCCACGAGTACGCGGACTCGCTGGTCGACTACGCGCTCGGCGGACTGGCGCCGAGGTCATCGGATCAGTAG
- a CDS encoding bifunctional DNA primase/polymerase encodes MGDDFGRYRGTEGRVSQWLRRLARKTDDGPASAQDPDARLALLLAVAAAGMPVSPAAHPIGYRCSCERIGCPTPARHPISFAWQTQSTTDEAQIERWARNQPEANFITATGLVHDVLDVPLEAGRMALERLLGAGIDVGPVADSGGDRMLFFTATRGTPEDEDEWWPCELDCHPETMDEHPGFRWHCRGSYVLVPPARLPGELSMTWLRGPEHPLPDPLTLLESLTDACARYAGENQELDPVAWPLGR; translated from the coding sequence ATGGGCGACGATTTCGGCCGCTACCGCGGCACTGAGGGCAGGGTTTCCCAGTGGCTGCGCCGACTCGCCAGAAAGACCGATGACGGTCCGGCGTCCGCCCAGGACCCCGACGCCCGCCTGGCACTGCTCCTCGCGGTGGCCGCCGCCGGTATGCCCGTCTCGCCCGCCGCGCACCCCATCGGCTACCGATGTTCGTGCGAACGCATCGGCTGTCCCACCCCCGCCAGACATCCCATCTCCTTCGCCTGGCAGACACAGTCCACGACCGACGAGGCCCAGATCGAACGCTGGGCCAGGAACCAGCCCGAGGCCAACTTCATCACGGCGACCGGTCTGGTCCACGACGTCCTCGACGTCCCGCTGGAGGCGGGCCGCATGGCACTGGAGCGGCTGCTCGGCGCGGGGATCGACGTCGGTCCTGTGGCCGATTCGGGCGGCGACCGGATGCTCTTCTTCACCGCCACCCGGGGCACGCCCGAGGACGAGGACGAGTGGTGGCCCTGTGAACTGGACTGCCACCCCGAGACGATGGACGAGCATCCCGGCTTCCGCTGGCACTGCCGGGGCAGTTACGTCCTCGTACCGCCGGCGAGGCTGCCCGGCGAGCTGTCGATGACCTGGCTGCGCGGCCCCGAGCATCCGCTGCCGGACCCGCTGACGCTGCTGGAGTCGCTGACCGACGCGTGCGCGCGGTACGCGGGCGAGAACCAGGAGCTGGACCCGGTGGCCTGGCCGCTCGGCCGCTGA
- a CDS encoding heme ABC transporter ATP-binding protein, with the protein MRTGTVVKAAAHRVVRNLFPVRGRESPAPFAPGDVVAEARDLRIRLGGRDVLGGTDGGVDLVVRAGEVLALVGPNGAGKSTLLAALAADLPPDPATGGGVRIAGRAAHDWSAPELALRRAVLPQAATLSFPFPVEDVVRMGRAPWAGTASEEDDDAAVAEAMAATEVGEFARRPFSALSGGERARVALARVLAQRAPLLLLDEPTAALDLRHQELVLRVCRARAAAGDAVVVVLHDLGLAAAHADRAAVLHEGRIAAEGPPADVFGGQLLSRVYRQPVEVFPHPRTGTPLVVPVRTGRVRTVSGGHGAEGDR; encoded by the coding sequence ATGAGAACCGGCACCGTCGTGAAGGCCGCGGCGCACCGCGTGGTGCGGAATCTGTTCCCCGTACGGGGCCGGGAATCGCCCGCGCCCTTCGCGCCCGGGGACGTCGTGGCCGAGGCACGGGACCTGCGGATACGGCTCGGGGGCCGCGACGTGCTCGGCGGTACCGACGGCGGGGTCGACCTCGTCGTACGCGCCGGTGAGGTGCTCGCTCTCGTCGGGCCGAACGGGGCCGGCAAGTCGACGCTCCTCGCCGCCCTCGCGGCCGATCTGCCTCCCGACCCCGCCACCGGCGGTGGCGTACGGATCGCCGGCCGCGCCGCCCATGACTGGTCCGCGCCCGAACTCGCCCTGCGGCGGGCCGTGTTGCCGCAGGCGGCCACGCTCTCCTTCCCCTTCCCCGTGGAGGACGTCGTCCGGATGGGCCGCGCCCCCTGGGCGGGCACGGCGTCGGAGGAGGACGACGACGCGGCCGTGGCCGAGGCGATGGCGGCCACGGAGGTGGGCGAGTTCGCCCGGCGCCCCTTCTCCGCCCTCTCCGGCGGCGAACGCGCCCGTGTCGCGCTCGCCCGGGTGCTCGCCCAGCGCGCCCCGCTGCTCCTGCTCGACGAGCCGACCGCCGCACTCGACCTGCGCCACCAGGAGTTGGTGCTGCGCGTCTGCCGGGCCCGCGCGGCGGCCGGTGACGCCGTCGTCGTCGTGCTGCACGACCTCGGGCTGGCCGCCGCGCACGCCGACCGGGCCGCCGTCCTGCACGAGGGACGGATCGCGGCGGAGGGCCCGCCGGCGGACGTGTTCGGCGGTCAACTCCTCAGCCGGGTCTACCGACAGCCCGTCGAGGTCTTCCCGCACCCGCGCACCGGGACCCCGCTCGTGGTGCCGGTGCGGACCGGTAGGGTTCGGACGGTCAGTGGGGGTCACGGAGCAGAAGGCGACCGATGA